The Burkholderia ubonensis genome has a window encoding:
- a CDS encoding malate/lactate/ureidoglycolate dehydrogenase produces the protein MTMPPIPDTDALCMRAEPLHDFVAALWERAGSSAREARLVAEHLVGANLAGHDSHGIGMIPNYVASCREGQLQLNRHAAIVRDGGAVLTIDGGRGFGQVIAFEAMVEGIERARRMGICAIGLRDVHHLGRIGHWAEQCARSGLASFHFVNVPGDLLVAPLHGADPRFGTNPFCAAYPRAGRAPLLLDFATSAVAYGKTRVAYHQRKRVPAGALIDHRGRPTDDPAVMHEQPFGALLPFGLHKGYALAAMCEVFGGALVGGHTTYDGTLQKTSAIVNGMLSVLIDPNAFDAADAQREADAFVAWAKASPRSGDAPVQMPGEPEEASRAERLAHGIPVDRATWRQIRDSAAALGFDAAEFDAWTQRCVGAA, from the coding sequence ATGACTATGCCGCCGATACCCGATACCGATGCGTTGTGCATGCGCGCCGAACCGCTGCACGACTTCGTCGCCGCGCTGTGGGAACGGGCCGGCAGCAGCGCGCGCGAGGCGCGGCTGGTTGCCGAGCACCTGGTCGGCGCGAACCTCGCCGGTCACGATTCGCACGGCATCGGGATGATCCCGAACTACGTCGCATCCTGCCGCGAAGGGCAGTTGCAGTTGAACCGGCATGCGGCGATCGTGCGCGACGGCGGCGCGGTGCTGACGATCGACGGCGGCCGCGGCTTCGGGCAGGTGATCGCGTTCGAGGCAATGGTCGAGGGCATCGAGCGCGCGCGGCGCATGGGCATCTGCGCGATCGGATTGCGCGACGTGCATCATCTCGGCCGCATCGGCCACTGGGCCGAGCAATGCGCGCGATCGGGGCTCGCTTCGTTCCATTTCGTCAACGTGCCGGGCGATCTGCTGGTCGCGCCGCTTCACGGCGCCGATCCCCGGTTCGGCACCAATCCGTTCTGCGCCGCGTATCCGCGCGCCGGGCGCGCGCCGCTGCTGCTCGATTTCGCGACCAGCGCGGTCGCGTACGGCAAGACGCGCGTCGCGTACCACCAGCGCAAGCGCGTGCCGGCGGGCGCGCTGATCGACCATCGCGGCCGGCCGACCGACGATCCGGCCGTGATGCACGAGCAGCCGTTCGGCGCGCTGCTGCCGTTCGGGCTGCACAAGGGTTATGCGCTCGCCGCGATGTGCGAGGTGTTCGGCGGCGCACTCGTCGGCGGGCATACGACCTACGACGGCACGTTGCAGAAGACCAGCGCGATCGTCAACGGCATGCTGTCGGTGTTGATCGATCCGAACGCGTTCGATGCGGCCGATGCGCAGCGCGAGGCCGATGCGTTCGTCGCGTGGGCGAAGGCGTCGCCGCGTTCCGGCGACGCGCCGGTGCAGATGCCCGGCGAGCCGGAGGAGGCGAGCCGCGCCGAGCGGCTCGCGCACGGCATTCCGGTCGATCGTGCGACGTGGCGGCAGATTCGCGACAGCGCGGCGGCGCTCGGCTTCGACGCCGCCGAATTCGACGCATGGACGCAACGCTGCGTCGGCGCCGCGTGA
- a CDS encoding TfoX/Sxy family protein produces the protein MSWQADKAHGDEIAYRLAMLGNVVVTRFFSGAALRIDGVMFGFMSRGSLFLRVDDVSRPAFVAAGMGPFSYSGRTRTVNLEGYYETPADVLEDASALFDWCRGAYRAALLAGPPKRKAKARRKPVDEGEAESRSMRGRSVKPSAKPDAKRATESASKRASKAKTKSGAKPASKRKQA, from the coding sequence ATGAGCTGGCAGGCAGACAAGGCGCACGGCGACGAGATCGCGTATCGGCTCGCGATGCTCGGCAACGTCGTGGTGACGCGATTCTTCAGCGGCGCGGCGTTGCGGATCGACGGCGTGATGTTCGGGTTCATGTCGCGCGGGTCGCTGTTCCTGCGCGTCGACGACGTGAGCCGGCCCGCCTTCGTCGCAGCCGGGATGGGACCGTTTTCGTATTCGGGACGCACGCGCACCGTCAATCTCGAAGGCTATTACGAAACCCCGGCCGACGTGCTCGAGGATGCGAGCGCGCTGTTCGACTGGTGCCGCGGCGCGTATCGGGCCGCGTTGCTGGCGGGGCCGCCGAAGCGCAAAGCGAAGGCGAGGCGGAAGCCGGTGGACGAGGGTGAGGCGGAGTCGCGGTCGATGCGTGGGCGCAGTGTCAAGCCGTCCGCGAAACCTGACGCGAAGCGGGCGACGGAATCGGCTTCGAAGCGTGCGTCGAAAGCGAAAACGAAATCCGGAGCGAAACCGGCGTCGAAGCGTAAGCAGGCGTAG
- the adiC gene encoding arginine/agmatine antiporter, producing the protein MSDASSSSSRSTAASAASDAPKIGVVPATLMVAGNMMGSGVFMLPANLAATGGIAIFGWLITVVGAVSLALVFAKLAAIDPAAGGPYAYARKSFGPYMGYQTNLIYWLANVLGNVGLAVAGLGYLTHFFPVMKDPLVFALAQIFVIWLFTYANILGPNVVGRVQSVTTVVALVPILGMALFGWFWFSKDVYLAGWNVSGTSSIGAIGATLNFTLWAFIGVESASVSAGVVENPSRNVPIATVGGVVLAAVCYVLSSTVIMGMIPNKALLASSAPFADAARLALGDTAANAVALCAALGCLGSLAGWTLLVGQTAKAAADDGLFASVFARVNSKNVPSAGLAIVAVIMSVQVLATMSPSASQQFGKIASIAVIMTLLPYIYSCIAIKVLGYGKMPPHQFTFYTIVGLIGAVYSLWAMVGSDGQQTRWSLIFVIATIVFYELSINRQREIEETHVHPGGRSPRWVRYFALGVTIVALAATFWISVGQHEADILHARSPAAGVAATQHTGE; encoded by the coding sequence ATGTCCGATGCCAGCTCGTCCTCCTCCCGTTCCACCGCTGCGTCGGCAGCGTCCGACGCGCCGAAGATCGGCGTCGTTCCCGCCACGCTGATGGTGGCGGGCAACATGATGGGTTCCGGCGTCTTCATGCTGCCCGCGAACCTCGCCGCCACCGGCGGCATCGCGATCTTCGGCTGGTTGATCACCGTCGTCGGCGCCGTCTCGCTCGCGCTGGTGTTCGCGAAGCTCGCGGCGATCGACCCGGCCGCCGGCGGCCCCTACGCGTACGCCAGAAAATCGTTCGGCCCGTACATGGGCTATCAGACCAACCTGATCTACTGGCTCGCGAACGTGCTCGGCAACGTCGGCCTCGCGGTCGCGGGACTCGGCTACCTCACGCACTTCTTCCCGGTGATGAAGGACCCGCTGGTGTTCGCGCTCGCGCAGATCTTCGTGATCTGGCTGTTCACCTACGCGAACATCCTCGGGCCGAACGTGGTCGGCCGCGTGCAGTCGGTCACGACCGTCGTCGCGCTGGTGCCGATCCTCGGGATGGCCCTGTTCGGCTGGTTCTGGTTCAGCAAGGACGTCTATCTCGCGGGCTGGAACGTGTCGGGCACGAGCAGCATCGGCGCGATCGGCGCGACGCTGAACTTCACGCTGTGGGCGTTCATCGGCGTCGAGAGCGCGTCGGTGTCGGCCGGCGTGGTCGAGAATCCGTCGCGCAACGTGCCGATCGCGACCGTCGGCGGCGTGGTGCTCGCGGCCGTCTGCTACGTGCTCAGCTCGACCGTCATCATGGGGATGATTCCGAACAAGGCGCTGCTCGCCTCGAGCGCGCCGTTCGCCGACGCCGCGCGCCTCGCGCTCGGCGACACCGCCGCGAACGCGGTCGCGCTGTGCGCGGCGCTCGGCTGCCTCGGCTCGCTCGCGGGCTGGACGCTGCTGGTCGGACAGACCGCGAAGGCCGCGGCCGACGACGGCCTGTTCGCCAGCGTGTTCGCACGCGTGAACTCGAAGAACGTGCCGTCGGCCGGGCTCGCGATCGTCGCCGTGATCATGTCCGTGCAGGTGCTCGCGACGATGTCGCCGAGCGCAAGCCAGCAGTTCGGCAAGATCGCGTCGATCGCGGTGATCATGACGCTGCTGCCGTACATCTACTCGTGCATCGCGATCAAGGTGCTCGGCTACGGCAAGATGCCGCCGCACCAGTTCACGTTCTACACGATCGTCGGCCTGATCGGCGCGGTCTACTCGCTGTGGGCGATGGTCGGCTCCGACGGCCAGCAGACGCGCTGGTCGCTGATCTTCGTGATCGCGACGATCGTGTTCTACGAACTGTCGATCAACCGCCAGCGCGAAATCGAGGAAACCCACGTCCATCCGGGCGGCCGTTCGCCGCGCTGGGTGCGCTACTTCGCGCTCGGCGTCACCATCGTCGCGCTCGCCGCGACGTTCTGGATCTCCGTCGGCCAGCACGAGGCCGATATCCTTCACGCACGCTCGCCGGCCGCGGGCGTCGCGGCAACCCAGCACACGGGGGAATAA
- a CDS encoding M20 family metallopeptidase, giving the protein MTSVDTTPVLDHDKLVTFIERKWNDEILHALTDYIAIPAKSPAFDPDWEKRGYLERVVTDAAQWAERQPVKGLKLEIVRLPGRTPVIFFETPATRSGSTDTILLYGHLDKQPEFDGWRADLGPWTPKFENGKLYGRGGADDGYAIYASLAALGALDAQGVERPRCVGLIETCEESGSYDLLPYVDALRDRLGQVSLVVCLDSGAGNYDQMWLTTSLRGLVSGDLQVEVLEEGVHSGVFGGIAPSSFRVMRQLFERLEDAKNGNLLPGAFHCEIPASRLREAEATAAILGDTVWKGLPWACGADGKPVLPTTTDPREALLNSTWRPSLSVTGAAGMPPLADAGNVLRPRTAFKLSLRLPPLVDAAQAVQQLKELLEVDPPYNAKVTFKPDAGAATGWAAPDVAPWLAASLDAASRRHFSADCAYMGLGGTIPLMNVLQEGFPAAQFMVCGVLGPKSNAHGPNEFLHVPYAKKLTAAVADVIATAR; this is encoded by the coding sequence ATGACCTCCGTCGACACTACCCCCGTCCTCGACCATGACAAGCTCGTCACCTTCATCGAGCGCAAGTGGAACGATGAAATCCTCCATGCGCTGACCGACTACATCGCGATTCCCGCGAAGAGTCCCGCATTCGATCCCGACTGGGAGAAGCGCGGCTATCTCGAGCGTGTCGTCACCGATGCCGCGCAATGGGCCGAGCGCCAGCCGGTCAAGGGCCTGAAGCTCGAGATCGTGCGCCTGCCCGGCCGCACGCCGGTGATCTTCTTCGAGACGCCCGCGACGCGCTCGGGCAGCACCGACACGATCCTGCTGTACGGCCACCTCGACAAGCAGCCCGAATTCGACGGCTGGCGCGCGGATCTCGGCCCGTGGACGCCGAAGTTCGAGAACGGCAAGCTGTACGGCCGCGGCGGCGCGGACGACGGCTATGCGATCTACGCGAGCCTCGCGGCGCTCGGCGCGCTCGACGCGCAGGGCGTCGAGCGGCCGCGCTGCGTCGGCCTGATCGAGACCTGCGAGGAGTCGGGCAGCTACGACCTGCTGCCGTACGTCGACGCGCTGCGCGACCGGCTCGGCCAGGTGTCGCTCGTCGTGTGCCTCGATTCCGGCGCCGGCAACTACGACCAGATGTGGCTCACGACGTCGCTGCGCGGGCTCGTGTCCGGTGACCTGCAGGTCGAGGTGCTCGAGGAGGGCGTGCATTCGGGCGTGTTCGGCGGCATCGCGCCGTCGAGCTTCCGCGTGATGCGCCAGCTGTTCGAACGGCTCGAGGACGCGAAGAACGGCAACCTGCTGCCGGGCGCGTTCCATTGCGAGATTCCCGCGAGCCGCCTGCGCGAAGCGGAGGCGACCGCCGCGATTCTCGGCGACACGGTGTGGAAGGGGCTGCCGTGGGCGTGCGGCGCGGACGGCAAGCCGGTGCTGCCGACCACGACCGATCCGCGCGAGGCGCTGCTCAACTCGACGTGGCGGCCGTCGCTGTCGGTGACGGGCGCGGCGGGCATGCCGCCGCTCGCCGACGCGGGCAACGTGCTGCGCCCGCGCACCGCGTTCAAGCTGTCGCTGCGCCTGCCGCCGCTCGTCGATGCCGCGCAGGCCGTGCAGCAGCTGAAGGAACTGCTCGAAGTCGACCCGCCGTACAACGCGAAGGTCACGTTCAAGCCCGACGCGGGCGCGGCGACCGGCTGGGCGGCGCCCGACGTCGCGCCGTGGCTGGCGGCGTCGCTCGACGCCGCGTCGCGCCGCCACTTCAGCGCGGACTGCGCGTACATGGGCCTCGGCGGCACGATCCCGCTGATGAACGTGCTGCAGGAAGGCTTCCCGGCCGCGCAGTTCATGGTGTGCGGCGTGCTCGGGCCGAAGTCGAACGCGCATGGCCCGAACGAGTTCCTGCACGTGCCGTACGCGAAGAAGCTGACCGCGGCGGTGGCCGACGTGATCGCGACCGCGCGCTGA